One window of the Tetragenococcus koreensis genome contains the following:
- a CDS encoding beta-N-acetylglucosaminidase domain-containing protein — translation MSKRMLAIVSVIIVGFLIIVGGIYFFRDSSGDSVNNMAGSTATASKEYNIYPNPHAVEYGEQELTLNQATQVVYDDTIDDVTKDKATSIFADHHLPEPKVTDEPSNQAINIYIGTKGSDGPAEQQAQDILSGGEQVFDNNDAYQLVINEDSIAILGKDTDAAFYGLATLDMILDQTQDNAIRQVQIEDYANTAIRGFIEGYYGIPWSNEDRKSLMEFGGKFKTTSYIFAPKDDPYHREKWDDLYPEEELDEISDMVAVGKQNKTDFVWSISPLGEVAEIAQDEGEEAAMDLVDENNEKLLAKFDQLYDAGVREFGILGDDVGALPLDYVVEQMNAVSKWADEKGDVKDTIYTPAAYNSDWAWDDGEELNVLEENFADDVQILWTGETTVAPVTQDTIDDFKNLDNEGNKRRDPLFWLNWPVNDVDMERVFLGKGDMLESNVEGLSGVVTNPMQEAEASKIAIFAIADYVWNNEDFDAQQSWENSMQYVEPNATAAFSILAQHMTHADPGEGLEADESEKLKGLLDGTLEHIENGESIEDTAPELINELEYIANAGEIFLDEADNENLKEELTPFVNALHDMVLADVEYLKAQEAIDDDDRNSAQQHYEEGQKLREESLDYDRPMLEGEEPEKAKPAGKRLQPFTDELEDAVKGNLGE, via the coding sequence ATGTCAAAAAGAATGCTAGCCATAGTATCTGTAATTATAGTAGGATTTTTAATCATTGTAGGTGGTATTTACTTTTTTAGAGACTCTTCTGGCGACTCTGTCAATAATATGGCAGGAAGTACAGCTACTGCAAGTAAGGAATACAATATCTACCCGAATCCTCATGCAGTAGAATATGGAGAGCAAGAATTAACACTTAATCAAGCGACGCAAGTTGTATATGATGATACGATCGATGATGTGACAAAAGATAAAGCAACAAGTATTTTTGCCGACCATCATTTGCCAGAGCCTAAAGTTACGGACGAGCCTTCGAACCAAGCCATTAATATCTATATCGGGACGAAAGGTTCTGATGGTCCAGCTGAACAACAGGCTCAAGATATTTTATCAGGCGGCGAACAAGTTTTTGACAATAATGACGCTTATCAGTTAGTAATCAATGAAGATTCGATTGCTATTCTTGGAAAAGATACGGATGCAGCTTTTTATGGACTGGCAACGCTAGATATGATTTTGGATCAAACACAGGATAATGCTATACGCCAAGTTCAAATTGAAGATTATGCAAATACAGCAATACGAGGATTCATTGAAGGCTATTATGGCATCCCTTGGTCAAATGAAGACCGTAAATCTTTGATGGAATTTGGCGGAAAATTTAAAACGACTTCTTATATATTTGCGCCAAAAGATGACCCTTATCATCGGGAAAAATGGGATGATCTTTATCCTGAAGAAGAATTGGATGAAATTAGTGATATGGTTGCTGTCGGAAAACAAAATAAGACAGACTTTGTCTGGTCGATTTCTCCTTTGGGTGAGGTAGCAGAAATTGCCCAAGATGAAGGAGAGGAAGCAGCCATGGATTTAGTAGATGAAAACAACGAGAAACTGCTAGCCAAATTTGACCAACTCTATGATGCAGGTGTTAGAGAATTTGGGATTTTAGGTGATGATGTAGGGGCTTTGCCGCTTGATTATGTGGTAGAGCAAATGAACGCTGTTTCCAAGTGGGCAGATGAAAAAGGCGATGTGAAAGACACCATCTACACTCCAGCTGCTTATAACTCTGATTGGGCCTGGGATGATGGCGAAGAATTGAATGTATTGGAAGAAAACTTTGCTGATGATGTTCAAATTCTTTGGACCGGAGAAACGACAGTAGCGCCTGTGACACAGGATACCATCGATGATTTTAAAAATCTTGATAACGAAGGAAATAAGCGCAGGGATCCTTTGTTCTGGTTGAATTGGCCGGTAAATGATGTGGATATGGAGCGTGTTTTCTTAGGTAAAGGGGATATGCTCGAGTCTAATGTAGAAGGGCTTTCCGGTGTGGTGACCAACCCGATGCAAGAAGCCGAAGCCTCGAAAATTGCGATCTTTGCTATTGCTGATTATGTCTGGAACAATGAGGATTTTGATGCACAACAAAGTTGGGAAAATAGTATGCAATATGTTGAGCCGAATGCAACTGCGGCATTTTCTATTCTTGCGCAACATATGACACACGCTGATCCTGGAGAAGGGCTGGAGGCAGATGAAAGTGAAAAACTCAAAGGCTTGCTTGATGGTACACTTGAGCATATCGAAAATGGAGAATCCATCGAGGACACAGCTCCTGAATTAATCAACGAATTAGAATATATTGCAAACGCAGGAGAAATTTTCTTAGACGAAGCTGACAATGAAAACCTAAAAGAGGAGCTGACACCTTTTGTGAATGCCTTACACGACATGGTACTAGCAGACGTTGAGTACCTAAAAGCACAAGAGGCAATCGATGATGACGATAGGAATAGTGCACAACAACATTATGAAGAAGGTCAAAAATTAAGAGAAGAAAGCTTAGATTATGATCGGCCAATGTTAGAAGGCGAAGAACCGGAAAAAGCCAAACCTGCGGGCAAAAGATTACAACCTTTTACTGATGAATTAGAAGACGCAGTCAAAGGAAATTTAGGTGAGTAG
- a CDS encoding glycoside hydrolase family 38 C-terminal domain-containing protein: MKKVHVVAHTHWDFEWYFTRQEAKVQFAFHMDEVFAALEKNQLDYYILDGQMSILDDYLADFPAKKTLVQTYVTAGRLFIGPWYTQIDEMVTSGEAVVRNLRLGMKAADAFGSAMDVGYLPDSFGQSQDMPKIYNGVGIKRALFWRGTPKEVDARYFYWTSNDGSQVVTANIKNGYFAGVDLVERNQFKSLVENITTETTNEPALLPVGGDQRPVDFNLKKRVSKANDATDEKTLFVESNYTEFFDQLEKEELPSVSGEFIDPSLSKIHRGIYSSRADLKQLYDRLERMMIYQVEPLSAVANHKGLELKQGLIDDIWKTIARGQAHDSSGGCNSDKTNRDIKQRGLDALQMAGSLRDYLLRKMSISVENSASNDLFIWNPLPVVNQQVREFSVSTKQPNFALFDQKGQTITFDVLDQQKENAAVLRREPKEMADNFYYLTKIAFPVAVPAMDFLQYHIEENEISMSELDVTPDSIENEHYKLTFNGDGIDLYNKNNKKEYPNFLTFEDGGDEGDNYDYSPAFADWLLSLDFSVAQGKAAQGTFVSTLQLKGKWSLPYNLAARKEQVRNGEISYNLCLKLTKDTQAIDVSLHIDNQILDHRLRLLLATDVKANYSYADTPFGVIARPVEDKHLKDWQEIGYKEEPTSMRPMIHFANTHNDVSSWSFVSKGAKDFQLIGEDFQQLAVTVLRGVGYLGRPDLLRRPGDASGLQTTVVPTPDSQLLGDFEFSGRLLIEENYVPVTLENHYVQLTQENLYYQNQTLNQFTTPIEYFSINQLNHSIEHQALFELEELQVVFSSLQATTDQTGYEVRMYNPSEKEIPAPGSINCKTLSTIAQLNLRGQHLQHLTETKNRYQMASFKPGEIRTYGIYPQKG, translated from the coding sequence TTGAAGAAAGTACATGTTGTTGCCCATACACACTGGGATTTTGAGTGGTATTTTACCAGACAAGAAGCAAAAGTTCAGTTTGCCTTTCATATGGATGAAGTTTTTGCTGCTTTAGAAAAAAATCAATTAGACTATTATATTTTGGATGGGCAAATGTCGATTTTAGACGATTACTTAGCTGACTTTCCAGCAAAAAAAACTTTGGTTCAAACTTATGTTACTGCCGGGCGTTTATTTATTGGCCCTTGGTATACCCAAATTGATGAGATGGTAACCAGCGGAGAAGCAGTCGTGCGTAACTTGCGACTAGGGATGAAAGCCGCTGACGCATTTGGTTCAGCTATGGATGTGGGCTATTTGCCGGATTCCTTTGGTCAATCGCAAGATATGCCTAAAATTTATAATGGAGTAGGAATTAAACGTGCCTTGTTTTGGCGGGGGACACCTAAAGAAGTGGATGCTAGATACTTTTATTGGACGAGTAATGATGGTTCACAAGTGGTTACTGCCAATATCAAAAATGGGTATTTTGCTGGGGTGGACTTGGTCGAAAGGAACCAATTTAAGAGCTTAGTGGAGAATATAACCACAGAAACTACCAACGAACCTGCTTTATTGCCGGTAGGTGGGGATCAACGCCCCGTTGATTTCAATTTAAAAAAACGTGTTTCTAAAGCAAATGATGCTACCGATGAAAAGACGTTGTTTGTCGAAAGTAATTACACAGAATTTTTTGACCAATTGGAAAAAGAAGAACTCCCATCGGTCTCAGGAGAGTTTATCGATCCTTCCCTTTCCAAGATTCATCGCGGAATTTATTCTTCACGAGCGGACTTAAAACAATTATATGACCGTTTGGAACGCATGATGATTTATCAAGTCGAACCTCTATCTGCAGTGGCTAACCACAAAGGATTGGAACTTAAACAAGGACTGATCGATGATATTTGGAAGACGATTGCTCGTGGGCAAGCTCATGACAGTTCTGGTGGTTGTAACAGTGACAAGACCAATCGAGATATTAAGCAACGTGGACTGGATGCTTTGCAGATGGCTGGATCTTTGCGTGATTATTTATTGCGAAAAATGAGTATTTCAGTAGAAAATAGTGCATCCAATGATTTATTCATCTGGAATCCTTTACCTGTTGTAAATCAGCAAGTTCGTGAATTTAGTGTATCCACCAAACAGCCGAATTTTGCTTTATTCGATCAAAAAGGACAAACCATAACCTTTGATGTTTTGGACCAGCAAAAAGAAAATGCAGCCGTTTTGCGACGTGAACCTAAAGAAATGGCGGATAATTTTTATTATCTAACTAAAATTGCTTTTCCAGTAGCTGTTCCGGCAATGGACTTTCTCCAATACCATATTGAAGAAAATGAAATATCCATGTCAGAACTAGATGTTACGCCTGACTCTATTGAAAATGAACATTATAAACTAACTTTTAATGGCGACGGTATTGATTTGTATAATAAAAATAATAAAAAAGAATATCCCAACTTTTTAACCTTTGAAGATGGAGGAGACGAAGGGGATAATTATGATTACTCGCCTGCTTTTGCTGACTGGCTGCTTTCATTGGACTTTTCTGTTGCCCAAGGTAAAGCCGCACAAGGTACTTTTGTTAGTACTTTGCAGTTAAAAGGGAAATGGTCATTGCCATATAACCTAGCTGCTAGAAAAGAGCAAGTACGTAACGGTGAAATTTCTTATAATCTATGCCTGAAATTAACCAAAGACACCCAAGCTATCGATGTTTCCTTACACATTGATAATCAAATCCTGGATCACCGTTTACGTTTGCTTCTAGCCACGGATGTCAAAGCAAATTATTCTTATGCAGATACTCCTTTTGGCGTGATCGCGCGTCCAGTAGAAGATAAGCACTTAAAAGATTGGCAAGAGATCGGTTATAAAGAAGAACCCACTAGCATGCGACCAATGATCCATTTTGCCAATACCCACAACGATGTTTCAAGTTGGTCCTTTGTTAGCAAAGGAGCGAAAGATTTTCAACTCATTGGGGAAGACTTTCAACAATTAGCGGTGACTGTTTTAAGAGGTGTAGGTTATTTAGGTAGACCCGATTTACTCCGTCGCCCCGGCGATGCTTCCGGACTGCAAACGACTGTCGTGCCTACGCCAGATAGTCAATTACTAGGAGACTTTGAATTTTCTGGTAGGTTGCTTATTGAAGAAAATTATGTTCCAGTAACACTTGAAAATCATTACGTTCAGTTGACCCAAGAAAATCTTTATTATCAAAACCAAACGTTAAACCAGTTTACAACGCCTATTGAGTATTTTTCAATTAATCAATTGAATCATTCAATTGAACATCAAGCATTATTCGAATTAGAAGAGTTACAAGTTGTCTTCAGCAGCCTGCAAGCTACCACTGATCAAACAGGTTATGAAGTACGCATGTACAATCCAAGTGAGAAAGAAATTCCAGCTCCAGGATCTATTAACTGTAAAACATTAAGCACGATTGCCCAACTAAACCTGCGTGGACAACACTTGCAACATCTTACTGAGACAAAGAATCGTTATCAAATGGCTTCTTTTAAACCAGGAGAAATTCGAACTTACGGCATTTATCCGCAAAAAGGTTAG
- a CDS encoding glycoside hydrolase family 125 protein, with protein MIDQQQLITKISIYADSITLYSKKVTELFRHALVDTITNTVSVQPDGKIFVATGDIPAMWLRDSTFQVLPYLQLTENIPEIKALLHGVISQQLAFIQHDPYANAFNKRATGAHFSEDHSNIPISDLVWERKFEIDSLCAPLYLSFLLYEKTGYKEHLTEYFWQTVDQILDVFIVEQHHETSPYYFKRTDCPPSDTLQNDGRGSPVNYTGMVWSGFRPSDDACVYGYFIAGNLFIISVLKQLLPILPKSYVEMKHKMTTLLAEIEKGVQEFGLMTVGDDEVYAYEVDGLGNQLFMDDANVPSLLSLPFLRYCASDEPLYRSTRKHCLSKNNPFYYAGNYLAGIGSPHTPENYAWPIALAMEGLTTENTAEIKAKIDLICATDAGTNQCHEGIFVDEPTQYTREWFSWSNMTFCQLVFHYRTLCLKENGGKR; from the coding sequence ATGATCGATCAGCAACAATTGATTACTAAAATCAGCATTTATGCTGATTCAATAACTTTATATTCTAAAAAAGTAACGGAGCTATTTCGTCACGCGCTTGTTGACACGATTACCAATACCGTTTCGGTGCAGCCTGATGGGAAAATCTTTGTTGCAACAGGGGATATTCCAGCTATGTGGCTACGAGACTCAACCTTTCAAGTATTGCCGTACCTTCAACTAACTGAAAATATCCCGGAAATAAAAGCATTGTTGCATGGCGTGATTAGCCAACAACTGGCTTTTATACAGCATGATCCTTACGCAAACGCCTTTAATAAAAGGGCTACTGGTGCACATTTCAGTGAAGACCATTCGAACATTCCAATTTCTGATTTAGTATGGGAACGCAAATTTGAAATTGACTCTTTATGTGCTCCTTTATACCTGTCTTTTCTATTATATGAAAAGACAGGATACAAAGAACATTTAACGGAATATTTTTGGCAAACGGTTGATCAAATTCTGGATGTTTTCATTGTCGAACAACATCATGAAACTTCACCTTACTATTTTAAAAGAACGGATTGTCCACCTTCGGATACCTTGCAAAATGATGGACGCGGTTCACCTGTAAATTATACTGGGATGGTGTGGAGTGGCTTTCGCCCAAGTGATGATGCGTGTGTTTACGGCTATTTCATTGCCGGCAATTTATTTATTATTTCAGTTTTAAAACAACTTTTACCAATTTTACCCAAAAGTTATGTAGAAATGAAGCATAAAATGACTACTTTACTTGCCGAAATCGAAAAAGGAGTGCAAGAATTTGGACTGATGACAGTTGGGGATGACGAGGTTTACGCCTATGAAGTAGATGGATTGGGAAATCAACTGTTTATGGATGATGCCAATGTTCCAAGTTTGTTGTCATTGCCATTTCTACGCTATTGTGCTTCGGATGAGCCCTTGTATAGAAGCACTCGCAAGCACTGTTTAAGTAAAAATAATCCTTTTTACTACGCGGGAAATTATCTAGCAGGAATTGGGAGTCCGCACACTCCTGAAAATTATGCGTGGCCAATAGCGCTTGCTATGGAAGGATTAACGACAGAAAATACAGCTGAAATAAAAGCCAAAATTGACTTAATTTGCGCAACAGATGCCGGAACTAACCAATGTCATGAAGGGATATTTGTTGATGAACCCACGCAATACACAAGAGAATGGTTTTCCTGGTCAAATATGACATTTTGTCAGTTGGTATTTCATTATAGAACACTTTGCCTCAAAGAAAATGGAGGAAAAAGATGA
- a CDS encoding endoglycosidase yields the protein MRKIIKIGLVFLCGLVVTACGNNGQAIQATSTTISSEVTQEQKQKPQFMAYYRAWRDETMQGVNTELTDENQLNMNDIPYGIDIVNIFSFVPEGEEEQAEPFFEKLKSEYVLNLHKRGVKLTKAIDYSELLKINYQDDVPTEEEFDQFAKELLNEHVYEYGLDGLDIDMETAPSEEEVKISDGVIKALAQYIGPKGEEGTVFVYDTNASNLDPFENVADCFTYLGYQQYGSDTDRTENAVADYEHLIDKDQFMPGLAFPEEQDENRWYDAKEPYETSHMKELAQYVHKHQLYGMFVYALDRDGRTYEDEDLNHIKKTNFLWTKTAILESKGYSVKDAQQLAIHHWQRTSDLEEDQQDKVIKKIKEADSIYAVNKILLGSSDSFEEDGLSIDYDPIYEEQLMQEEKE from the coding sequence ATGAGAAAAATTATCAAAATAGGCCTTGTCTTCTTATGTGGCTTGGTTGTTACGGCTTGTGGCAACAACGGACAAGCAATACAAGCAACTTCGACTACAATAAGCTCAGAAGTTACCCAGGAACAAAAACAAAAACCGCAGTTTATGGCGTATTATCGAGCATGGCGGGATGAAACAATGCAGGGTGTGAATACTGAGTTGACGGATGAAAATCAGTTAAATATGAATGATATTCCTTATGGTATTGATATTGTTAATATTTTTAGTTTTGTTCCTGAAGGAGAAGAGGAGCAGGCCGAGCCTTTCTTTGAAAAATTAAAAAGTGAGTATGTGCTTAACCTGCACAAAAGAGGAGTTAAGTTAACAAAAGCAATTGACTATTCAGAATTACTGAAAATCAATTATCAAGACGATGTTCCGACTGAAGAAGAGTTTGATCAATTTGCTAAAGAGCTTTTGAATGAACATGTTTATGAATACGGACTTGATGGGCTGGACATTGATATGGAAACCGCCCCATCTGAAGAAGAAGTTAAAATCTCTGACGGAGTGATTAAGGCATTAGCACAATATATTGGACCTAAAGGTGAAGAAGGGACAGTTTTTGTTTATGATACGAATGCTTCTAATTTAGATCCATTTGAAAATGTGGCTGATTGTTTTACTTATTTGGGTTATCAACAGTATGGTTCGGATACTGATCGAACGGAAAACGCAGTGGCGGATTATGAACACTTAATTGATAAGGATCAATTTATGCCAGGCTTGGCTTTTCCCGAAGAACAAGATGAAAATCGTTGGTATGATGCAAAAGAACCCTACGAAACAAGCCATATGAAAGAATTAGCACAATATGTACACAAACATCAATTGTACGGGATGTTTGTCTATGCTTTAGATCGTGATGGTAGAACATATGAGGACGAAGATTTAAATCATATCAAAAAAACGAATTTTTTATGGACAAAGACAGCTATCTTAGAATCAAAAGGATATTCAGTTAAAGACGCGCAACAACTCGCCATTCATCACTGGCAACGAACCAGTGATTTAGAAGAAGACCAGCAAGACAAAGTAATCAAAAAAATTAAAGAAGCTGATTCAATTTATGCGGTTAATAAAATTCTTTTGGGGTCAAGTGATAGCTTTGAAGAAGATGGATTAAGTATTGATTATGATCCCATTTATGAAGAACAATTGATGCAAGAAGAGAAAGAATGA
- a CDS encoding MurR/RpiR family transcriptional regulator, which translates to MNFEERVINESAHFTDLEDEIIEYFEKNKQNIEFIKITTIAEKFYTVPNTVSRLCHKLGYSGFSDLKHSVKNENNHFLYNSDTEQLLTKNVELINESKNQKIIDKLKSSKRINFYSMGQTAYVTRLIVDNFYSIDYKSYFCNYPNELQHLIRHGENELFFFISLSGEKKQMIEFAQEAKDQNHQIISLTHLTNNTLARLSDERMFCYSPEQRIDEYNVTDKAPILLVMNKLFKKYAKQLNKKITLV; encoded by the coding sequence ATGAATTTTGAAGAGAGGGTAATTAACGAGTCTGCTCATTTTACAGATTTAGAAGACGAAATAATTGAATATTTTGAAAAAAATAAGCAAAATATAGAATTTATAAAAATTACTACTATAGCAGAAAAATTTTATACAGTGCCTAACACAGTTTCACGTTTATGCCATAAACTTGGTTATTCTGGTTTTTCTGATTTAAAACATTCAGTTAAAAATGAGAATAATCATTTTCTTTATAATAGTGACACTGAACAACTTTTAACAAAAAACGTAGAGTTGATTAATGAATCAAAAAATCAAAAAATTATAGATAAACTAAAAAGTTCAAAAAGAATCAATTTTTACTCAATGGGACAAACTGCTTATGTTACACGTTTGATTGTTGATAATTTTTATTCTATCGATTACAAGTCTTATTTTTGTAATTACCCCAATGAATTGCAACATCTTATTAGGCATGGCGAAAATGAGTTATTCTTTTTTATTAGTCTTTCTGGTGAAAAGAAACAAATGATAGAATTCGCTCAAGAAGCAAAAGACCAAAACCACCAAATAATTTCGTTAACACATTTGACAAATAATACATTAGCCAGATTGTCAGATGAAAGGATGTTTTGTTATTCTCCTGAACAGAGGATAGACGAATATAATGTTACTGATAAAGCGCCAATATTATTAGTGATGAATAAATTATTTAAAAAATACGCGAAACAATTAAATAAAAAAATAACGTTGGTGTAA
- a CDS encoding PTS lactose/cellobiose transporter subunit IIA, translating into MEEEQIIMQLISNGGNARASSIKAVQKARQGDFPQSETLLKQAKESLTIAHNVQTELIQQEIREQSDKTTLLMVHAQDHLMNAITVNDLAKEFIEYMKKGWRY; encoded by the coding sequence ATGGAAGAGGAACAAATAATCATGCAGTTAATTTCAAATGGGGGAAATGCTCGAGCAAGCAGCATCAAAGCTGTTCAAAAAGCAAGACAAGGGGACTTTCCCCAGAGTGAGACATTATTAAAACAAGCAAAAGAGTCTTTGACGATTGCTCACAATGTACAAACAGAGTTGATCCAACAAGAGATTAGAGAACAATCGGATAAAACTACCTTGTTAATGGTTCATGCCCAAGATCATTTAATGAACGCGATTACTGTCAATGATTTAGCAAAAGAATTTATTGAATATATGAAAAAAGGATGGAGATATTGA
- a CDS encoding PTS sugar transporter subunit IIB has translation MAYKIMLACAGGFSTSMLVTQMNKAAEKKGIEVEIDAVSESALDNYEDLDIILLGPQVGHIKDELKKSFSIPITVISQMDYGMMNGEKVLNEALELLEK, from the coding sequence ATGGCTTATAAAATTATGCTAGCATGTGCTGGTGGTTTTTCTACTAGTATGTTAGTTACTCAAATGAACAAAGCAGCAGAAAAAAAAGGAATAGAAGTTGAAATAGACGCCGTATCAGAATCAGCATTAGATAACTATGAGGATCTTGATATTATTCTGCTAGGGCCACAAGTTGGACATATCAAAGATGAACTGAAAAAGAGTTTTTCTATTCCCATTACCGTCATTAGTCAGATGGATTATGGGATGATGAATGGGGAGAAAGTATTAAATGAAGCTCTAGAACTTTTAGAAAAATAA
- a CDS encoding PTS sugar transporter subunit IIC, translating to MSVLNKDKLRNFQNKVQKWMGKFQRNKYVSAVAGGMMSILPILMVGSFADVLFSLNIEAYQNFLTQTGIGDVFNIISTVTMDLLSVYVVLALSNSLASELKVDRFMAMISSVMAFFLVTPLIIEDGSFIGLDLTYTGSGGMIVAMLVSLTATRLFSIFYNNKHLTIKLPDSVPEFVSRTFISMLPIFLVAGIYAVVNLLFTFTPYDNIHDTIIELIQIPLQGLGSSLPAALILVFFAEFLWFFGIHGTMATNAILFSIFYPFDVANLQAFSAGTALPYIVTMTFITNQKGPRALAYAILCIRCKSEQLKTLGKVGFIPAFFGISEPFKFGMPMVLNPIVFIPLTMGGTISVAVTYFATYIGLIAPPNGIPVQTAGTPEIFRAFLLGGWRMIIMHIIQLIILLAVWYPFIKMMDKQKYSEELEIANQNS from the coding sequence ATGAGTGTATTAAATAAGGATAAGTTAAGGAACTTCCAAAATAAAGTTCAAAAATGGATGGGAAAATTTCAGCGAAATAAATATGTCTCAGCTGTTGCAGGCGGGATGATGTCAATTTTGCCAATTTTAATGGTAGGTTCTTTTGCGGATGTATTGTTCAGCTTAAATATAGAAGCCTATCAAAATTTTCTTACTCAGACTGGAATAGGCGATGTTTTTAATATTATTTCTACTGTTACCATGGATTTGCTTTCTGTATATGTTGTTTTAGCATTATCAAATAGTTTAGCATCAGAATTAAAAGTGGATCGGTTTATGGCTATGATTTCTTCTGTAATGGCTTTTTTCTTAGTTACCCCATTAATTATTGAAGATGGTAGTTTTATTGGCTTAGATCTTACTTATACTGGATCAGGCGGAATGATTGTTGCCATGTTAGTATCATTAACAGCGACACGGTTGTTTTCAATCTTTTATAATAATAAGCACTTAACTATAAAATTACCGGATAGTGTTCCAGAATTTGTATCGAGAACTTTTATTTCGATGTTACCGATTTTTTTAGTTGCTGGAATTTACGCAGTTGTTAATTTATTATTTACTTTTACGCCTTATGATAATATTCACGACACAATCATAGAGCTGATCCAAATACCATTACAAGGTTTGGGTTCAAGCTTACCAGCAGCTTTAATCTTAGTTTTCTTCGCTGAGTTTCTCTGGTTTTTTGGCATTCATGGAACAATGGCCACAAATGCGATTTTATTTTCAATTTTTTATCCTTTTGACGTTGCTAACTTGCAGGCTTTTAGTGCCGGTACAGCTTTACCTTATATTGTAACAATGACTTTTATAACAAATCAAAAGGGACCAAGAGCGCTGGCGTATGCTATCTTATGTATTCGCTGTAAGAGCGAACAATTGAAAACTCTTGGAAAAGTTGGTTTTATTCCAGCCTTTTTTGGCATCAGTGAACCATTTAAATTTGGTATGCCGATGGTCTTAAATCCGATTGTATTTATTCCGCTAACAATGGGAGGGACAATAAGTGTTGCTGTGACCTATTTCGCTACTTATATTGGACTTATAGCGCCTCCGAATGGGATTCCAGTACAAACGGCTGGTACTCCTGAAATTTTTAGAGCCTTTCTATTAGGCGGTTGGAGAATGATTATTATGCACATAATACAGCTAATTATTCTTCTCGCAGTTTGGTATCCTTTTATTAAAATGATGGATAAACAAAAGTATTCTGAAGAATTAGAAATTGCTAACCAAAACTCATAA
- a CDS encoding tyrosine-protein phosphatase — protein MIKSAEVKKTGKGIYTITWMGDTEVSIFLLDNQTKEAGKLLLATKEHVVQVTTVEYYRPYFVLKDHNSQITIATRVLPLEGANNFRDLGGYITKSKQRIKWGKLFRSDHLHRLTEYDQLVLNEIGLRTIIDYRRADEYSDQPNKSWEALKNTFHIIPEAERAVLAAKASNTKEKVQHLVNREVDSDVKFDNSGKTMIEQAKDFVRLEENKKSFKEMLGIVLDEKNVPIDQHCRGGKDRTGYGVALILYLLGIDMETIIQDFMLTKELRETRNQRRMDQYSNETNDQNILGYLYSMLDTRPEYLEASFDEMIKESGSIDNYFKSELNITEENIRQLRETYLE, from the coding sequence ATGATAAAAAGCGCTGAAGTAAAAAAGACGGGTAAAGGTATTTATACTATAACTTGGATGGGGGATACTGAAGTAAGCATATTTTTACTAGATAACCAAACTAAAGAAGCTGGAAAGTTACTACTAGCTACAAAAGAACATGTGGTACAAGTCACAACGGTAGAATATTATCGTCCGTATTTCGTATTAAAGGACCATAATTCTCAAATAACTATAGCAACAAGGGTACTACCTTTAGAAGGAGCAAATAATTTTCGTGATTTAGGTGGTTATATCACAAAGTCAAAACAAAGAATTAAATGGGGAAAACTATTCCGGTCAGACCATCTACATCGCTTAACAGAGTATGACCAACTTGTTCTAAACGAGATAGGGCTTCGGACCATTATTGATTACCGGAGAGCAGATGAATATAGTGATCAGCCAAATAAAAGTTGGGAAGCTTTAAAGAATACATTTCATATTATACCTGAAGCAGAAAGAGCTGTTTTAGCTGCTAAAGCAAGTAATACAAAGGAAAAAGTACAACATTTGGTTAATCGTGAAGTAGATAGTGATGTAAAATTCGATAATTCGGGAAAAACGATGATTGAACAGGCAAAAGACTTTGTCCGGTTAGAAGAAAATAAGAAAAGTTTTAAAGAAATGCTTGGTATAGTCCTCGATGAAAAAAACGTTCCAATTGATCAACATTGCCGAGGGGGAAAGGATAGAACAGGGTATGGAGTTGCCTTAATATTATATCTTTTGGGTATTGACATGGAAACAATTATACAAGATTTTATGTTAACAAAAGAACTAAGAGAAACGAGAAATCAAAGAAGAATGGATCAATATTCAAATGAAACTAATGATCAGAACATTTTAGGTTATTTGTACTCCATGTTAGATACAAGACCAGAATATTTAGAAGCTTCTTTTGATGAAATGATTAAAGAATCTGGGAGCATTGACAATTATTTTAAGTCTGAATTAAATATCACAGAAGAAAATATCCGACAGTTGAGAGAAACATATTTAGAGTGA